One region of Nerophis lumbriciformis linkage group LG10, RoL_Nlum_v2.1, whole genome shotgun sequence genomic DNA includes:
- the fibina gene encoding fin bud initiation factor a: MDPLVLIVLTCLPLGSAVYNGPLQAEISNGTFHHFYVPDGDYEDTEDPEKCQMVFRFSDGSPCSIAEEESDSIVREDLILARLQGEDAARLLESIGRTAANDLDGEDSYGRFLRREISQIGEAFSGVDKSLEELEVKFKQSQESDLREEQLLSSFVLKQVGDVKDTLRDTKDISAGLRDKQELLSLIVRSHGSRLSRLKTQYLNPGS; encoded by the coding sequence ATGGATCCTCTGGTGCTCATCGTGCTCACATGTCTGCCCCTCGGCTCTGCGGTCTACAACGGGCCCCTCCAAGCCGAGATCTCCAACGGCACCTTCCACCACTTCTACGTCCCGGACGGCGACTATGAGGACACAGAGGACCCGGAAAAGTGCCAGATGGTCTTTAGGTTCTCGGACGGATCACCGTGCTCAATCGCGGAGGAGGAGAGCGACTCTATTGTGCGGGAGGATCTCATCCTCGCCCGCCTGCAGGGGGAGGACGCGGCGCGGCTGCTGGAGAGCATCGGGCGGACTGCGGCCAATGACCTGGACGGAGAGGACAGCTACGGACGCTTCCTCCGGAGGGAAATCTCTCAGATTGGAGAGGCTTTCTCTGGCGTGGACAAATCTCTGGAGGAGCTGGAGGTGAAGTTCAAGCAAAGTCAGGAGAGCGATCTGAGAGAGGAGCAGCTACTCAGCAGCTTTGTGCTCAAACAAGTGGGGGACGTGAAGGACACCCTGAGGGACACCAAGGACATCTCAGCTGGACTGAGGGACAAACAGGAGCTGCTGTCTCTTATTGTTCGCAGCCATGGGAGCAGACTGAGCCGTCTTAAAACACAGTATCTCAACCCAGGATCATAG